A portion of the Leptidea sinapis chromosome 27, ilLepSina1.1, whole genome shotgun sequence genome contains these proteins:
- the LOC126972827 gene encoding 4-hydroxyphenylpyruvate dioxygenase-like, whose amino-acid sequence MKPEDVKVLNFDHLTFWVGNAKTASSYFVTRFGFTPLAVKEASEDNPRLSYAVRLNKITIAFESPTKSHGEIAKDLEAHGDFVKDVAFEVNDLHELVKRSKKEGAVIVKDVTVEKDDHGTIKYAVLRTYGDNTHTLIDRSDYNGVFLPGYTAMEDDPMNKLLPDTNLTFIDHVEGNIGDGTLSDSVSWYERNLNMHKFWCVDYSHDLVPYSCINSASVINQNETVLLSMNEAAKGLRPSSKVTEFVKSLGTSGVEHVALYTDDIVNTIRSLKARGAEILTWPPKYYEMIKDKLKSSSLNVKETIEELEQENILIDFDEKGYMLQAFTKHLQARPTVFIEIIQRRNHKGFGAMNYKWVFEAIEQLGDTDVEKSTKE is encoded by the exons GCTTCAAGTTATTTCGTGACAAGATTTGGTTTCACGCCTTTAGCTGTTAAGGAAGCATCAGAAGATAATCCTAGACTCTCTTACGCTGTTCGTTTAAACAAA ATCACAATAGCTTTTGAATCACCGACTAAATCTCACGGAGAAATTGCGAAAGATTTAGAGGCTCATGGAGATTTTGTTAAAGACGTTGCCTTTGAGGTGAACGATTTACACGAGCTGGTGAAGAGATCGAAGAAAGAAGGTGCAGTCATCGTGAAGGATGTAACAGTTGAGAAGGATGACCATGGAACAATAAAATATGCTGTTTTGAGAACG TACGGTGATAATACGCATACATTGATAGACAGATCAGATTACAATGGAGTATTTCTTCCTGGATATACCGCGATGGAAGACGATCCCATGAACAAGTTACT TCCGGATACAAATTTGACATTCATAGACCACGTGGAGGGTAATATTGGGGACGGCACCCTCTCAGACTCCGTGTCTTGGTACGAAAGGAACCTTAATATGCacaa ATTCTGGTGCGTCGACTACAGCCACGACTTGGTTCCGTACTCTTGTATCAACTCTGCATCAGTTATAAACCAAAACGAAACCGTATtg CTATCGATGAATGAAGCAGCCAAGGGTTTGAGACCAAGCAGTAAAGTGACAGAGTTTGTGAAATCTTTGGGCACTTCGGGAGTAGAGCACGTGGCTTTATATACCGACGACATTGTCAATACT ATTAGAAGTCTAAAGGCCCGCGGCGCTGAAATACTGACTTGGCCTCCAAAGTACTACGAGATGATCAAAGACAAACTGAAGTCAAGCTCCCTAAACGTCAAAGAGACCATAGAGGAACTAGAGCAAGAGAACATATTGATAGACTTCGATGAAAAGGGCTACATGCTACAGGCCTTCACTAAACATTTACAGGCCCGACCTACAGTGTTCATCGAAATCATACAACGAAGAAATCATAAG GGATTTGGCGCAATGAACTATAAATGGGTGTTCGAGGCGATTGAACAGCTTGGAGACACAGATGTTGAGAAGAGTACTAaagaataa
- the LOC126972825 gene encoding 4-hydroxyphenylpyruvate dioxygenase-like: protein MTSYTDKGSKPSDGRFISFHHITFWVSNAKQAASYYISRFGFEPLGYQGLETGSRRIVSHAVRLNKIIFILQAQYEPQETEFVKEVAFHGDFVKDVAFEVENLDFIVEYARKQGAVIVKDIWEESDKNGIVRMAVLKTYGDNTHTLIDKSKYRGSFLPGYQTQDSDPIQKFLPKVEINFIDHVVGNQPDNEMETAASWYEKCLQFHRFWSVDDKQIFTEYSALRSIVMANWEETVKMPINEPAPGKKKSQIQEYVEYHGGAGVQHIALNTEDIITAVENLRARGVDFLSIPSSYYTIIRDRLQHSKVKVAESIDALEKLNILIDYDDNGYLLQIFTKNTQDRPTLFLEVIQRRNFNGFGAGNFKTLFESIEYEQERRGNL, encoded by the exons ATG ACGTCGTACACAGATAAAGGGTCGAAACCATCAGACGGTCGGTTCATATCGTTTCATCACATCACCTTTTGGGTCTCAAACGCCAAACAA GCAGCAAGCTACTACATCTCTCGCTTTGGTTTTGAACCACTTGGATATCAAGGACTCGAGACTGGCTCAAGAAGAATAGTATCACACGCTGTCAGATTAAACAAG ATAATCTTTATATTGCAAGCACAATATGAGCCACAAGAAACAGAATTTGTGAAAGAGGTAGCATTCCATGGAGACTTTGTGAAGGACGTGGCATTTGAGGTAGAAAACCTGGACTTTATCGTGGAGTACGCGAGGAAACAGGGCGCTGTCATTGTGAAGGATATTTGGGAGGAGAGTGATAAAAACGGGATAGTAAGGATGGCTGTGTTGAAAACT TACGGCGACAATACTCATACATTAATAGATAAATCGAAATACAGGGGTTCTTTCTTACCTGGATACCAAACGCAAGATTCAGATCCAATACAAAAATTCTT GCCGAAGGTGGAGATAAACTTCATAGACCATGTCGTTGGAAACCAGCCAGACAACGAGATGGAAACAGCAGCATCCTGGTACGAGAAATGTCTACAGTTTCACAG ATTCTGGTCGGTGGATGACAAACAAATATTCACGGAGTACTCAGCTTTACGGTCTATCGTGATGGCGAACTGGGAGGAAACGGTGAAGATGCCCATCAACGAACCCGCCCCGGGGAAAAAGAAGAGTCAGATCCAAGAGTATGTGGAGTACCACGGAGGCGCCGGTGTACAGCACATTGCTCTAAATACAGAGGATATTATAACTGCG gtTGAAAATCTGCGTGCCCGGGGTGTTGACTTCCTGTCAATACCGTCTTCATACTACACGATAATCCGCGATCGGCTTCAGCACAGCAAAGTGAAGGTCGCGGAAAGCATCGATGCACTAGAGAAACTCAACATCCTCATAGACTACGATGACAACGGCTACCTTCTGCAGATATTCACAAAGAACACCCAGGATAGACCTACACTGTTCCTTGAAGTTATACAGAGGAGAAACTTTAAT GGTTTCGGAGCTGGCAATTTCAAGACGTTATTTGAATCAATAGAATACGAGCAAGAACGTCGCGGCAACCTCTAA
- the LOC126972828 gene encoding translocation protein SEC62 isoform X2 codes for MKDYEFGDAVESESATKDEYAVAKWLKSNVPTKKTKFLNHHVEYFTGAKAVDALLSSKWATGKNPLFTTRLEVTDFLHQMLLHKLFHRAKKVPVSEQELKGKSKKKEIEKSSKSGDEKDGDKSQASACEGKEKDGKEKEKEKKKRKIRLEMHMEQLFLDSMDAYVWIYDPMPWYYWLFGALVVFGTIGVCMFPLWPATVRKGVYYLSIAAAAFLVFIIVLAVLRVVVFCAVWMVTLSRHHLWLLPNLTEDVGFFASFWPLYHYEYRGPGSETDKSKSKKKRKKDKQSDEEEEKTPLVQAEPQETTSEPVQRTEAAAGAFKEEPPEVEVASQVDKVSESDSEVSQRSSTDRDFEIVESADLEPDTNT; via the exons GAGTTCGGGGACGCTGTTGAGTCTGAATCGGCAACGAAGGACGAGTACGCCGTCGCGAAATGGCTCAAGTCAAACGTACCGACCAAAAAGACCAAGTTCCTGAACCACCACGTCGAGTATTTTACTG gTGCAAAAGCCGTGGACGCGCTTCTGTCATCAAAATGGGCGACGGGCAAAAACCCGCTGTTCACAACGCGTCTCGAAGTTACCGATTTCCTGCATCAGATGCTCTTGCACAAACTGTTCCATAGGGCGAAAAAG GTTCCAGTGAGCGAGCAAGAGCTGAAGGGAAAGTCGAAGAAGAAAGAGATAGAGAAGTCGAGTAAGAGTGGAGACGAGAAGGATGGAGACAAAAGCCAGGCCAGCGCTTGTGAAGGCAAG gAAAAAGACGGCAAGGAGAAAGAAAAGGAGAAGAAGAAACGCAAGATTCGTCTCGAGATGCACATGGAGCAGTTGTTCCTGGACAGTATGGACGCGTACGTGTGGATCTACGACCCCATGCCGTGGTACTACTGGCTGTTCGGCGCGCTCGTCGTCTTCGGAACCATCGGCGTGTGCATGTTCCCACTGTGGCCGGCCACTGTCAG AAAGGGCGTGTACTACCTGAGTATCGCTGCGGCCGCGTTCCTTGTGTTCATAATCGTGTTGGCTGTTCTACGTGTGGTGGTATTCTGCGCGGTCTGGATGGTCACTCTGTCCCGGCATCATCTGTGGCTGCTTCCCAACCTCACCGAGGACGTAGGATTCTTCGCTTCCTTCTGGCCTCTTTATCAC tACGAGTACCGCGGGCCAGGCTCCGAAACTGACAAATCGAAGAGCAAGAAGAAACGTAAGAAGGACAAACAGTCAGACGAGGAAGAGGAAAAGACTCCGCTAGTCCAAGCGGAGCCGCAGGAGACTACCAGCGAGCCTGTACAGCGGACTGAAGCTGCTGCCGGGGCCTTCAA AGAAGAGCCCCCAGAAGTAGAAGTAGCTAGTCAGGTGGATAAGGTGTCAGAATCGGATTCGGAAGTGAGCCAGCGCTCATCCACTGACCGTGACTTCGAAATAGTGGAGTCAGCTGACCTGGAACCAGACACCAACACATAG
- the LOC126972828 gene encoding translocation protein SEC62 isoform X1: protein MAEKRKTRKRKEEFGDAVESESATKDEYAVAKWLKSNVPTKKTKFLNHHVEYFTGAKAVDALLSSKWATGKNPLFTTRLEVTDFLHQMLLHKLFHRAKKVPVSEQELKGKSKKKEIEKSSKSGDEKDGDKSQASACEGKEKDGKEKEKEKKKRKIRLEMHMEQLFLDSMDAYVWIYDPMPWYYWLFGALVVFGTIGVCMFPLWPATVRKGVYYLSIAAAAFLVFIIVLAVLRVVVFCAVWMVTLSRHHLWLLPNLTEDVGFFASFWPLYHYEYRGPGSETDKSKSKKKRKKDKQSDEEEEKTPLVQAEPQETTSEPVQRTEAAAGAFKEEPPEVEVASQVDKVSESDSEVSQRSSTDRDFEIVESADLEPDTNT from the exons GAGTTCGGGGACGCTGTTGAGTCTGAATCGGCAACGAAGGACGAGTACGCCGTCGCGAAATGGCTCAAGTCAAACGTACCGACCAAAAAGACCAAGTTCCTGAACCACCACGTCGAGTATTTTACTG gTGCAAAAGCCGTGGACGCGCTTCTGTCATCAAAATGGGCGACGGGCAAAAACCCGCTGTTCACAACGCGTCTCGAAGTTACCGATTTCCTGCATCAGATGCTCTTGCACAAACTGTTCCATAGGGCGAAAAAG GTTCCAGTGAGCGAGCAAGAGCTGAAGGGAAAGTCGAAGAAGAAAGAGATAGAGAAGTCGAGTAAGAGTGGAGACGAGAAGGATGGAGACAAAAGCCAGGCCAGCGCTTGTGAAGGCAAG gAAAAAGACGGCAAGGAGAAAGAAAAGGAGAAGAAGAAACGCAAGATTCGTCTCGAGATGCACATGGAGCAGTTGTTCCTGGACAGTATGGACGCGTACGTGTGGATCTACGACCCCATGCCGTGGTACTACTGGCTGTTCGGCGCGCTCGTCGTCTTCGGAACCATCGGCGTGTGCATGTTCCCACTGTGGCCGGCCACTGTCAG AAAGGGCGTGTACTACCTGAGTATCGCTGCGGCCGCGTTCCTTGTGTTCATAATCGTGTTGGCTGTTCTACGTGTGGTGGTATTCTGCGCGGTCTGGATGGTCACTCTGTCCCGGCATCATCTGTGGCTGCTTCCCAACCTCACCGAGGACGTAGGATTCTTCGCTTCCTTCTGGCCTCTTTATCAC tACGAGTACCGCGGGCCAGGCTCCGAAACTGACAAATCGAAGAGCAAGAAGAAACGTAAGAAGGACAAACAGTCAGACGAGGAAGAGGAAAAGACTCCGCTAGTCCAAGCGGAGCCGCAGGAGACTACCAGCGAGCCTGTACAGCGGACTGAAGCTGCTGCCGGGGCCTTCAA AGAAGAGCCCCCAGAAGTAGAAGTAGCTAGTCAGGTGGATAAGGTGTCAGAATCGGATTCGGAAGTGAGCCAGCGCTCATCCACTGACCGTGACTTCGAAATAGTGGAGTCAGCTGACCTGGAACCAGACACCAACACATAG
- the LOC126972828 gene encoding translocation protein SEC62 isoform X3: protein MEFGDAVESESATKDEYAVAKWLKSNVPTKKTKFLNHHVEYFTGAKAVDALLSSKWATGKNPLFTTRLEVTDFLHQMLLHKLFHRAKKVPVSEQELKGKSKKKEIEKSSKSGDEKDGDKSQASACEGKEKDGKEKEKEKKKRKIRLEMHMEQLFLDSMDAYVWIYDPMPWYYWLFGALVVFGTIGVCMFPLWPATVRKGVYYLSIAAAAFLVFIIVLAVLRVVVFCAVWMVTLSRHHLWLLPNLTEDVGFFASFWPLYHYEYRGPGSETDKSKSKKKRKKDKQSDEEEEKTPLVQAEPQETTSEPVQRTEAAAGAFKEEPPEVEVASQVDKVSESDSEVSQRSSTDRDFEIVESADLEPDTNT from the exons GAGTTCGGGGACGCTGTTGAGTCTGAATCGGCAACGAAGGACGAGTACGCCGTCGCGAAATGGCTCAAGTCAAACGTACCGACCAAAAAGACCAAGTTCCTGAACCACCACGTCGAGTATTTTACTG gTGCAAAAGCCGTGGACGCGCTTCTGTCATCAAAATGGGCGACGGGCAAAAACCCGCTGTTCACAACGCGTCTCGAAGTTACCGATTTCCTGCATCAGATGCTCTTGCACAAACTGTTCCATAGGGCGAAAAAG GTTCCAGTGAGCGAGCAAGAGCTGAAGGGAAAGTCGAAGAAGAAAGAGATAGAGAAGTCGAGTAAGAGTGGAGACGAGAAGGATGGAGACAAAAGCCAGGCCAGCGCTTGTGAAGGCAAG gAAAAAGACGGCAAGGAGAAAGAAAAGGAGAAGAAGAAACGCAAGATTCGTCTCGAGATGCACATGGAGCAGTTGTTCCTGGACAGTATGGACGCGTACGTGTGGATCTACGACCCCATGCCGTGGTACTACTGGCTGTTCGGCGCGCTCGTCGTCTTCGGAACCATCGGCGTGTGCATGTTCCCACTGTGGCCGGCCACTGTCAG AAAGGGCGTGTACTACCTGAGTATCGCTGCGGCCGCGTTCCTTGTGTTCATAATCGTGTTGGCTGTTCTACGTGTGGTGGTATTCTGCGCGGTCTGGATGGTCACTCTGTCCCGGCATCATCTGTGGCTGCTTCCCAACCTCACCGAGGACGTAGGATTCTTCGCTTCCTTCTGGCCTCTTTATCAC tACGAGTACCGCGGGCCAGGCTCCGAAACTGACAAATCGAAGAGCAAGAAGAAACGTAAGAAGGACAAACAGTCAGACGAGGAAGAGGAAAAGACTCCGCTAGTCCAAGCGGAGCCGCAGGAGACTACCAGCGAGCCTGTACAGCGGACTGAAGCTGCTGCCGGGGCCTTCAA AGAAGAGCCCCCAGAAGTAGAAGTAGCTAGTCAGGTGGATAAGGTGTCAGAATCGGATTCGGAAGTGAGCCAGCGCTCATCCACTGACCGTGACTTCGAAATAGTGGAGTCAGCTGACCTGGAACCAGACACCAACACATAG